From Aythya fuligula isolate bAytFul2 unplaced genomic scaffold, bAytFul2.pri scaffold_98_arrow_ctg1, whole genome shotgun sequence, a single genomic window includes:
- the LOC116501751 gene encoding serine/threonine-protein kinase WNK2-like: MATDSGDPGSTGDPEKPHGTPLEEPPNAPEKTRFIRKSVEMVEDERAPPADPPREKAKQEIEEEAEMKAVATSPGGRFLKFDIELGRGAFKTVFKGFDTDTWVEVAWCELQDRKLTKAEQQRFKEEAEMLKGLQHPNIVRFYDSWESTLKGKKCIVLVTELMTSGTLKTYLKRFKVMKPKVLRSWCRQILKGLHFLHTRTPPIIHRDLKCDNIFITGPTGSVKIGDLGLATLMRTSFAKSVIGTPEFMAPEMYEERYDESVDVYAFGMCMLEMGTSEYPYSECQNAAQIYRKVTSGIKPASFNKVTDPDVKEIIEGCIRQNKAERLSIRDLLNHAFFAEDTGLRVELAEEDGGLDSSLALRLWVEDPKKLKGKHKDNEAIEFSFDLESDVPEEVAYEMVKSGFFHESDSKAVAKSIRDRLALVRKMRERKQAEGRGAIPENEDTEVDQHVRQQLLRQQTPATAEVLLENSAGSEATGCYQGVPFGTEGIAPDVPAVPPPPVPPASSQLEATTVDGQSRAGGPVTGVRGDTGQAVTPVAGAARVQTAPGAPGTVMGMPPAPGMPQALVMPPAPGMSPAPGMPPGQGMPPAPGMPLIQGMPPVPGMPPAPELSSQLVPGMQPQMATGMPQALVMPPAPGMPPGQGMPPASGIQMAPEMPPVPGMPPGQGMPPAPGMSPAPGMPPGQGMPPGQGMPPAPGLPPAPGMPSAPGMPPGQGMPPAPGLSPAPGMLPAPEMPPGQGMPSGQGMPPAPGMSPAPGMSPAPGMSPAPRIHLAPEMPPGQGMPPTPAMPPTPAMPPTPAMPPAPAMPPAPAMPPAEATPRDVPGVPDPTATKPDRSRQRRASCPRPDKGARFQLTVLQVSSPGDNTVECQLETHDSKMVTFKFDADGDAPEDIADYMVEDNFVLEAEREKFVEELKAIVVQAQGLLRPPASDPQVPHGPPQGESVPHSSPIGRWRFCINQTIRNREVHGPGGPPHGRRAMGTSRAEQDAAVEQGAPTGVAGPQELGVPQGLGTVIGGPQELGVPQGLGTVIGGPQELGVPQGLGTIVTGPQELGVPQGLGTIIGGPQELGVPQGLGTIVTGPQELGVPQGLGTISTGPQELGVPHGLGTISTGPQELGVPQGLGTISTGPQELDAPKGPEMTVTGHQDLDVPQGLGTIITRPQEPELVVTAPQEPAVPQGLVTTATHPWDLDAPKGPEGIVPEPQDLGVPQGLGTIATGPQELGVPQGLGTIIGGPQELGVPQGLGTIAPGAWEQDAPKGPETIVPKAHGDDLGAPQGPGTIVTSSWDQEAPKGQEVTATHPQELGVPQGPGTTATNAWDLEAPKGAKTIVTKPQELDAPKGLEMIVPEPQELGVPQGLGTVIGGPQELGVPQGLGTVIGGPQELGVTQGLGTIVMGGPQELGVPQGLGTVMGGPQELGVPQGLGTIINGPQKLGVPQGLGTLVPNTWDLEAPKGAETTVPDPQDLGVPHILGPIPSTPQKLSVPQDTGTPPSASWDRAAPKGPSELGPQVPEEPKGPEQVVGGPQTPDVPPAPPPAILTLDQQLRTLLYPEGHRDAPSLRPPSPDPKDAPPGGYFGIRFHCPRLKNPVSKKTWSRKLKNWARRAAALGGGRPRPGEAEENFGDPPCGADGDPPPGGSRDGGRPAGATA, translated from the exons ATGGCCACCGACTCGGGGGACCCCGGCAGCACCGGGGACCCCGAAAAACCCCACGGGACCCCCCTGGAAGAGCCCCCCAACGCCCCGGAGAAGACCCGCTTCATCCGCAAGAGCGTGGAGATGGTGGAGGACGAGCGGGCCCCCCCGGCCGACCCCCCCCGGGAGAAGGCCAAGCAGGAGATCGAGGAAGAGGCCGAGATGAAGGCCGTGGCCACCTCGCCCGGCGGCCGCTTCCTCAAATTCGACATCGAGCTGGGCCGGGGGGCTTTCAAGACGGTTTTCAAGGGTTTTGACACCGACACCTGGGTGGAGGTGGCCTGGTGCGAGCTCCAG gaccGCAAGCTGACCAAGGCGGAGCAGCAGAGGTTCAAGGAGGAGGCGGAGATGCtgaaggggctgcagcaccccaaCATCGTCCGCTTCTACGACTCGTGGGAGTCCACGCTCAAGGGCAAGAAGTGCATCGTCCTCGTCACCGAGCTGATGACGTCGGGCACCCTCAAGAC GTACCTGAAGAGGTTCAAGGTGATGAAGCCCAAGGTGCTGCGGAGCTGGTGCCGGCAGATCTTGAAGGGTCTCCACTTCCTCCACACCCGCACGCCCCCCATCATCCACCGCGACCTCAAGTGTGACAACATCTTCATCACCGGCCCCACGGGCTCCGTCAAGATCGGCGACCTGGGCTTGGCCACCCTCATGCGCACCTCCTTCGCCAAGAGCGTCATCG GGACGCCGGAGTTCATGGCGCCGGAGATGTACGAGGAGCGCTACGACGAGTCGGTGGACGTCTACGCCTTCGGGATGTGCATGCTGGAGATGGGCACCTCCGAGTACCCCTACTCCGAGTGCCAAAACGCCGCCCAGATCTACCGCAAAGTCACCAGC GGCATCAAGCCGGCGAGTTTCAACAAGGTGACGGACCCGGACGTGAAGGAGATCATCGAGGGCTGCATCCGGCAGAACAAGGCGGAGAG GCTCTCCATCCGGGACCTGCTGAACCACGCGTTCTTCGCGGAGGACACGGGGCTGCGGGTGGAGCTGGCGGAGGAGGACGGGGGCTTGGACTCCTCCCTGGCGCTCCGTCTCTGGGTGGAGGACCCCAAAAAGCTGAAGGGGAAGCACAAGGACAACGAGGCCATCGAGTTTAGCTTCGACCTGGAGTCCGATGTCCCCGAGGAGGTGGCCTACGAGATG GTGAAATCCGGCTTCTTCCACGAGAGCGACTCCAAAGCCGTGGCCAAATCCATCCGGGACCGCCTGGCGCTGGTGAGGAAGATGAGGGAGAGGAAGCAGGCGGAGGGCCGGGGGGCCATCCCCGAAAATGAGGACACCGAGGTGGACCAGCACGTCCGGCAGCAGCTCCTGCGGCAGCAGACCCCCGCCACCG CTGAGGTCCTCTTGGAGAACAGCGCTGGATCGGAGGCCACCGGGTGCTACCAGGGG GTCCCCTTTGGCACGGAGGGGATAGCGCCGGATGTCCCCGCGGTGCCACCACCACCCGTGCCACCGGCCTCGTCCCAGCTGGAGGCCACCACCGTGGATGGGCAGAGCCGGGCTGGTGGCCCCGTCACCGGTGTCAGGGGGGACACTGGCCAAGCGGTGACACCGGTGGCAGGGGCAGCGAGGGTCCAGACGGCTCCCGGTGCACCGGGGACGGTGATGGGGATGCCGCCGGCTCCAGGGATGCCACAAGCTCTGGTGATGCCACCAGCTCCAGGGATGTCACCGGCCCCAGGGATGCCACCGGGTCAAGGgatgccaccagccccagggaTGCCATTGATCCAAGGGATGCCACCGGTCCCAGGGATGCCACCAGCTCCCGAGCTGTCATCTCAGCTGGTCCCTGGCATGCAGCCGCAGATGGCCACAGGGATGCCACAAGCTCTGGTGATGCCACCAGCCCCGGGGATGCCACCAGGTCAAGGGATGCCACCAGCTTCAGGGATTCAGATGGCTCCTGAGATGCCACCGGTCCCAGGGATGCCACCGGGTCAGGGGATGCCACCAGCTCCAGGGATGTCACCAGCCCCGGGGATGCCACCGGGTCAAGGGATGCCACCAGGTCAAGGgatgccaccagccccagggttgccaccagccccagggaTGCCATCAGCTCCAGGAATGCCACCAGGTCAAGGgatgccaccagccccagggtTGTCACCAGCCCCGGGGATGCTACCAGCTCCTGAGATGCCACCAGGTCAAGGGATGCCATCGGGTCAAGGgatgccaccagccccaggaaTGTCACCAGCCCCAGGGATGTCACCAGCCCCAGGAATGTCACCAGCTCCAAGGATTCACTTGGCTCCTGAGATGCCACCAGGTCAAGGGATGCCACCAACCCCAGCAATGCCACCAACCCCAGCGATGCCACCAACCCCAGCaatgccaccagccccagcaatgccaccagccccagcgaTGCCACCAGCAGAGGCCACCCCACGGGACGTCCCCGGTGTCCCCGACCCCACCGCCACCAAACCCGACCGCAGCCGGCAGCGCCGAGCCTCCTGCCCGCGGCCGGACAAGGGCGCCCGCTTCCAGCTCACCGTCCTGCAG gtcTCGTCCCCGGGGGACAACACGGTGGAGTGCCAGCTGGAGACGCACGACAGCAAGATGGTGACCTTCAAGTTCGACGCCGACGGGGACGCCCCCGAGGACATCGCCGACTACATG gtcGAGGACAACTTCGTGCTGGAGGCCGAGCGGGAGAAATTCGTGGAGGAGCTGAAGGCCATCGTGGTCCAGGCTCAGGGGCTCCTCCGCCCCCCCGCCTCGGACCCCCAAGTGCCCCACGGGCCCCCCCAGGGCGAAAGCGTCCCCCACTCGTCCCCCATCGGGCGGTGGAGGTTCTGCATCAACCAGACCATCCGCAACCGGGAGGTCCACG GTCCTGGGGGGCCACCGCATGGACGGAGGGCGATGGGGACGTCCCGCGCCGAGCAGGATGCGGCCGTGGAGCAGGGTGCGCCAACGGGTGTCGCCGGGCCCCAAGAGTTGGGTGTCCCCCAAGGATTGGGGACAGTCATTGGAGGACCCCAAGAGTTGGGTGTCCCCCAAGGATTGGGGACAGTCATCGGAGGACCCCAAGAGTTGGGTGTCCCCCAAGGATTGGGGACAATTGTCACTGGACCCCAAGAGTTGGGTGTCCCTCAAGGATTGGGGACAATCATTGGAGGACCCCAAGAGTTGGGTGTCCCCCAAGGCTTGGGGACAATTGTCACCGGACCCCAAGAGTTGGGTGTCCCCCAAGGCTTGGGGACAATCTCCACCGGACCCCAAGAGTTGGGTGTCCCCCACGGCTTGGGGACAATCTCCACCGGACCCCAAGAGTTGGGTGTCCCCCAAGGCTTGGGGACAATCTCCACCGGACCCCAAGAGTTGGACGCACCCAAGGGACCGGAGATGACGGTCACGGGGCACCAAGACCTGGATGTCCCCCAAGGGTTGGGGACAATCATCACGAGACCCCAGGAGCCGGAGCTGGTTGTCACCGCACCCCAAGAACCAGCTGTCCCCCAAGGCCTGGTGACGACGGCCACCCACCCTTGGGACCTGGACGCACCCAAGGGACCGGAGGGGATTGTCCCCGAACCCCAAGATCTGGGTGTCCCCCAAGGATTGGGGACAATCGCCACCGGACCCCAAGAGTTGGGTGTCCCCCAAGGATTGGGGACAATAATTGGTGGACCCCAAGAGTtgggtgtcccccagggcttggggACAATCGCCCCTGGAGCTTGGGAGCAGGATGCACCCAAGGGACCGGAGACAATCGTCCCCAAAGCCCACGGCGATGACTTGGGTGCCCCCCAAGGACCGGGGACGATTGTCACCAGTTCTTGGGACCAGGAGGCACCCAAGGGACAGGAGGTGACCGCCACCCACCCCCAAGAGTTGGGTGTCCCTCAAGGACCGGGGACAACTGCCACCAACGCGTGGGACCTGgaggcacccaagggtgccaaGACGATCGTCACCAAACCCCAAGAGCTGGATGCGCCCAAGGGGCTGGAGATGATTGTCCCCGAACCCCAAGAGTTGGGTGTCCCCCAAGGCTTGGGGACAGTCATCGGAGGACCCCAAGAGTTGGGTGTCCCCCAAGGATTGGGGACAGTCATTGGAGGACCCCAAGAGTTGGGTGTCACCCAAGGCTTGGGGACAATTGTCATGGGAGGACCCCAAGAGTTGGGTGTCCCCCAAGGATTGGGGACAGTCATGGGAGGACCCCAAGAGTTGGGTGTCCCCCAAGGATTGGGGACAATCATCAACGGACCCCAAAAGTTGGGTGTCCCCCAAGGCTTGGGGACACTCGTCCCCAACACTTGGGACCTGGAAGCACCCAAGGGTGCGGAGACGACCGTCCCCGACCCCCAAGATCTGGGCGTCCCCCACATTTTGGGGCCgatcccctccaccccccaaaaGCTGAGCGTCCCCCAAGACACGGGGACGCCCCCCTCCGCCTCTTGGGACCGCGCCGCACCCAAGGGCCCCTCTGAGCTGGGTCCCCAGGTCCCAGAGGAACCCAAGGGCCCCGAGCAGGTCGTGGGGGGTCCCCAAACCCCCGATgtcccccccgcgccccccccggccATCCTCACCCTGGACCAGCAGCTCCGCACCCTGCTCTACCCCGAGGGTCACCGCGACGCCCCCAGCCTCCGGCCACCGTCCCCGGACCCCAAG gacGCCCCCCCCGGAGGATATTTCGGGATCCGTTTCCACTGCCCCCGCCTGAAAAACCCCGTTAGCAAGAAAACCTGGAGCCGAAAACTAAAAAATTGggcccgccgcgccgccgccctCGGGGGGGGGCGACCCCGACCAG GGGAGGCGGAGGAGAATTTTGGGGACCCCCCCTGCGGAGCGgatggggaccccccccccggggggagCCGAGacggggggcggccggcgggggcGACTGCAG